The Ricinus communis isolate WT05 ecotype wild-type chromosome 8, ASM1957865v1, whole genome shotgun sequence sequence gactcGCCtacgagcatcgctctctgggcttagtagagtgtggttacggagtaaaggtccccggtcgagcattgctctctgggccggcttatttggaaatttaagtgaccggtggaggtaaggtcctggtcgagcattgctctctgggccggcttatttggaaatttaagtgaccggtggaggtaaggtcctggTCGAGCTAAGCTCTCtggccagtcttattggataagagagccgaaaggctaaggccgagttaagtgaccggatcggaggtaaggtccctggtcgagctttgctctggccagtctgttggaatgagaggtttgagatgatagagttgaggttagttgagacataagtgttgaaataatcgagattttagagttgggattagagttctcaagtactccgtcccgttgcatgtggaataaattttgtttaagcatggcatgacacatatgttttaacatgacacgtatggttcgcgtgatttattaattattttaaaattaaataaggtgaaattgagatatttgaaactgttttagatatatgattttaactcactctcgagactgacagtctcatttttactgtttttcagattcgtgactgttagtcctctcgcgactcttattcagtaacccgactccttcatcatcgggtgatgtatttgatttggtatgtaaattgataaatcttagattctccgcagtagtaatagtaaatgtatcggttgtaaattttctgagcttcgggtctcgcctagtttttctagtagaccgaagtaattttgtaaagtgtaactattaagataatttgtggttttaataatattaatttgaaatgagatttgtttaaatcagtgagtgtcaggcttactacgggtttcgatggccttaagcctacccattccctagtgccggtcacgggcccacgggtgagGTCGTGACACTTACTTATAATTTtggtttcttcttttctttttttctttatttttttttatttttttctattttctattaaatctTCTTTGAGCACTTACGAAAATGttggattaaattttttaaaattttatttatttttaaaaaagagatttactcattatctttttatttctaaaagttatttttttataacagctaccatctttttctttctcctcttAATGATTTGAGGTGAAAGaatatattgtatttttattttttaagatgaatgcataaaaataaaagaataagtaaataaaatttatttgtttgaataaatgagaaagaaatattttatttttttatcttttgagaaataaatacaattaaaatgaAAGTAGTGctgaaaatgaataaaaataagataaaaagaaaaaaaagaaaaaaatatgatattattttaaagaaagatatttaagtcaatatactatttaaaataaattaaataagcaTTTTAACTCATAATACAGACTAAAGACACTATATTGAACATTTTTAGCAAttcaaatacttaattaaaaaaaaaatagtttagacaacaaaatagaaaaaataaaaaagttaaaatctaaatttgtactttttttatttaataatctaTATTATTTAGAGCGTGTCAGGTAGGACCCTTGCGGGTGGTAAAGTACTCTGCATATGTAAAACTCGAActcaaaatcttaattaaagtACGGACATTTCcattttttggaaaaaaaaaaagaaaaactttcttctcctttcttGCATTGCAGTGCACATACTGCTTGCACATCTATGTATATCTCTACTACTACTTTATGTGTGTGAATTCCTTGTTGAACtaatatgatttattattCTTGAACAATCAATAATACCTCTTTCCTTTTAACCTTTTGTCATCTATATACTATAATCCGCCATACAAACGTGTCGCTTCTTCAGCAGTTATTGGTCTTTGTCCTCTTATCCCCTTCTTATCAAGTTCAGGAAaaatttgtgtttttattaCCTTCGCCCTATTAGATTCAGGAAAAATAACAGGCCGCTCTATTCCTTGAGAGGAAACTTGCTTTAGCTTTTTCTTGCTTATTTAACCATCAACATGGCTCTCATCATGCATGCTCTTGAAGTGAATGTTCAAATTTGGATCTTCGCACATATGGAGCAATTGACccgattttataatttcatcgCAAATATCACAAGTTTGCTTGGATCATCCATAGGAGAAGAGATAGATGTGAGGAGGAAACTAAGTTGGTCATTTTTCATTATACTAGTTCCTTGTAATATGCAATTGACATGAACATCGTAACTGTAACCACTGCATTCAGAGCATTTATTGCTATAATCAATAGGAAGTGCAATTGTCCTAGGTTTTGAACTTCCTTTGCTGGTTCCATTTTGTAGCGACAATACACCTCTTTCTCTTTGAAAACTATGTGgttgtttcaaaacaaatttcaataCTAACATGTTTTAAGTAACTTTagccaaattaattatttatattgaaagtttaacataatttttaatataatacgAAGCCTTTGGTGAATGTTTTAAAATTCcttgaataaaatattcattgacaaaaaaaaaaaaaaaacaaaactaatGCAACTTAGAAGAATTctattaatcaaaagcaaatcTATATACTATTGAATTGGAATTACTGactttaaaattcttttgtcCAAACAATGCAATACTGAAACAGAGATTCCTAATCTTAATAGCCAAAGCAAAGGGTAAGCATCTTGGACTCTCGTTAGATCCAAGGCAaatcttgttttctttattcttgaacaaaaattatgtaaacaaaaataaaatgcaccaaatttactcttttctttttattatttttaaatcaaataaggAAGATTCAAGCCTTCCATCTGCGCCCATCATCATCGTGGAAACAcagagaaataaagaatatgtAGTACCATGAATTTAGAAGGTCTTGCTGGTTAAAAACTGATTTACTGTCAATCCAACCATCAATGTTTTTCCTGGATAGTCATATAAGAGAATCAAACACCCGACTGGCTTCAAGTTTGCCATACACCATTAGATACTGAAGACACATGAAACAGTCTCTATGTAAGCAATAAATTTGTCCGCAAAAGATCACATCATGGATATCAGCCATAGAGGCAAACTGAGTGATGAGCTTCAGAGCTTCCTCATAAGAAGAAAGAGCCGCTGATCAAGCTCAAAGTGAGACACATGAGAAGGATCCCCTCTTAGCAGCATCAGCAGCCCACCATATGAAACTAACATCTCCCtgaaaccaaaaatataaagcaATCAAAATGTCACTTAAGTCTCATCTCAAGAAATATGtttgttaaataaaagaatggtTTCATATAACCATCTTATGCACTGGTGGGATATTGATTTCTATTATAAGCTTGATGAGCCAAATGAGAGGATAAATATGTGACAGTCAAGATCTCAGAAGTGACTGCTTTTGCAAGAATGCGAAAGCAAGATTTCCAGAGTTTGGATACGCACGCTTTAACTGCTTTTCCTGAACCTTCCTCTGAGATCTTGTATAACTTCCCATTCATAATGTATTCATATTTGTCTGCAAGGGTTTTCCTTGCTCCCTGCATCAAGGGTAAAATTCATTAGCTATGAAATATAAATGCTCCAACAGCTTGAAAGTTCACTTGACAGGAACATCCAGAACTTTGAACCAAAAGCCCATAGTTGGAGGCAAAGCTATGGTGTGATAGTGTTGTGTTATTTACAATTATCTCTATCTTTGTTATCATCTCTACACTGCGTGTGCGCACGTGTGTATGCATATGCTTCAAAaacaaaacacaaaagaatGTTCTATGCTACCAGATAATATCTAAGTTAAAAGACTAACATGCAGTTGTCCAGTTGTCACTTCTGAATGTGTGTTAATCCTCACCGGCATCAACTAAGTCCTTTCTTACGACCTAATACATGTTCAGGTGCCTGTAACCTAGCTGCACATATGGCATTGCAAAATGGACATATAGTCCTTGTACCTTCAAGTCTTTCCTTCCGAATTTGCACATGTAGAATCACATAATTCTAACAAATGAAACTGCTGAACATATGAATTAACACACCATAAAACATTATGCATAGGACACACAAACTTAGAAGGTACAACACTTTGTATCACACGCACAAACATAAAAACCACTGAAGAGTGGATGCACTCGGCCAATGTTAGACTAACCAGTCAAGAGAAAGAGTAAACAATCTCTCACGAACTAGTAATCTACTAATTTTTGACAAAGTTTAGTGTAGAACTAGGTGCATGAAAAGGAGAGAAGCATGCAGACCATTCATTGAGGTGAAAACttgaacaaaataacataaaatgtATGGTCTGGTAGTAGAAAACAATGGTTAACAAGATGCATCTATAATTGATGAACCAAAATATGCATTCCAAAATATTATCAATGATGCGGTTAAACACAACAGAGGAACATGATTTACCTGTGTATAATAGCCAGTGTCAGGAGTTCCATCCAAATTTAGGGTGTGAGCCAATGCCATGGTGAATTTATCACCAACTGCCATAGGGTATATTTCTGTGTTCACATCTAGGTGCATGAACATATCACAGTTCTGGCTGTGTGCTTCAATGCGGGACACTAGATGAAAACATAAACAATGAATAATTAGCAAACATTTAATTTGCAATGTCTGCATAAAGCAATTAAGGATAGTTCAGAAAAAACAAGTTAAGAACTACTATACATGCATACAGATTTAAAGGATGAGTATTAAACAGGTGTAACAGTTCCCCCCTTTTTCGTCTAACCATTAAGGAAATGTGCAATAACCATGGTAAACTATTTTGCCAAGTAAtgacaataataaataatatgtagTCTTATACTATGAAGGTCAGATACTCAACATAGTAATATACCATACCATAAGGATAAACAAACTTATCTACAAGATTCATATatccattaaaaaaaaattatacacaaATTTCCTACTGTTAAAAAGTTCAACTCTACCAATATCCCATAGAACTTAGGATTTCATGATCTTCAATTAAGGTcgcaattaataaaaagattgtAACATTTTCTGCAAAGAACTTGCAAATTAAATCCAGTTAAAAGAATCATTagaaatgaaaactaaactatTAAACATAGTAGAGAGCCACCTAAGATTAACATAATTAGCCTAAGGATTCAATTTTACTTAGAGGTCTGCCATCCTGCTTTTTCATTAGTTTCTCATTGGCTGCAATAATGTGATGGACCAAGCTCTTTTTATTCTCTGATTATTGTAGATCGAAAAGTTGATATGCAcgtgttaatttattattaatcaaaagtTAAACTGGCACAATAACCTTAGCCCATTAGTTTTCATTTTGAGCAAGGAAAACAAGTAGTACACTTAAGTTGGGCATGCTACAGAAAATTTCCCGGGTGATGAATCGTAGAAACAGCAAGAAAAGGTTTGACTGACAAAACAAAAGGACAAATGATCTAGTGTAAGCCCGGGAAAGTTTGAGGAAGAGATGCTCCCTTTACTAGGAAAGTCTACAATGCAAGagcttaattgaattaaactGTATTTAGTCAATTCTCACGTTCAGAAAGCATATCATTgctagaattcaattctttcaacttAGGAAATAGAAGGTagtttaaaagaaatgaaatcatgCCAAAACTGACATGATTCTGCACGAATTTAATTGTGTAGGCAATGCCTAAAAAAAGGGGGatatacaaagaaaaattaagaaaagcaTACCTTTATCAAACTTTTTACCATCTGGATCAAGTTTATCAACCACAAAAATATCCTCGAAGAGAACTATATTCGACATTGTCACTGCAAAGATTGCATTAAGAAGCAGCAAATAAACACCCCCATGtatgaaaagagaaaaatcaaTAAGGGCTAAACTGAACTAGTTAATTGAATTACTACAAAACAAAAGACACCAATGGAAATACATGAATCCGCTACAAACAGACATCATAtttcaaagaataaaaaaacagTATACTTTCACAATGCTCAAACACAAATGACTAACGGGCAATTCAAGTAGACTAAAACCCAGATGGTAAAATTCCATTATAGGCACTGGGTTTTCTGTTTTCTGTTTCATAAACCAGTATAGCTCAAACCTTCACTCAACTGACCACCACTATACGGTAAACATCTACTCCTGAGGAAGGAGTGgaaagtaattaaaataaaataaaatagggGGAAATATATGTTTCCGTTCTTCAAGATTCCTCCCTTTTCTCAGAAAACAAACATGggagtaaataaaaataaagttcatCAAAGAACATGCAAACAGATAACATATATAGACACCCACAAGCAAATGGAAAGATTGAAGCCTCAACTGCAAACCAAATATTCTAACCTCGagtgtttatttttttctctttccaaGTTGGGAGAGAGAGGAACTTACAGGAAGCTGAAGGAGGAAgacgagagagagagattcgGGTCTAGATTTTTATGTCTATATAGTACAAAACCCCAACTCCAACCAGCGCactttaagaataataaaataaagacaaCAGATATAAATGAGCCCCTAAATTCTCagataaaatgaaatgaaatcctaaaatttcaaaatactTCAACTGCACCTCTAAATCATCGGATATCTCCATCTGTTTCAccgctttctaatattttaactaaaaatgatgtGTTGATTTTAAGGAATTAGGGGAGCACATTTTAAGGAAGTTTGaacagagaaagaaaaaaaaaaccctaaagaATATATGTAGGATGACTAACCTCCGAGTGCAAAGAAGAAGAGTGTAGAATTGGAAATTAATGAATCAGtcttagatttaaatttaaattagattaacaATAGAAAGCTGCAAGGTTGAAGAAGACGGAAAGGTTATATCATTTGTGCTTTTTTTCTTaggtaaataacaaataatcCTATGTTTTTGCACTAATATCCtgtttttttcattattttgctATTGTGTCCTTCtattttcaatttgttatATATACTAGATACTCCCtcttgcaaaaagaaaaatcaacaaatCGATAGAttaatctaaacaaattaaaagttttatttggtttttaaACTTTTGATGCAATCaaatttatctaaattaaatttttaaataaattagaataaaatatttaactaatatactttgaaaattatttaataccatATCAAAGTCACCTTAGTTTTTTGATCGAATTAGGATTGGAATAGACTTGTTTGTAATTTTTTGTCAacttattctttatattttaaaaaataattaaaaagtaaataatttttatcttaaaattttatttaagtttaagtaaaTTTTGTACAAACTAATCTTAAGTATTATGAccaaaatttagaaaagaaatagttttTAAGGCTTAAGAGCCCTAAAATATGAAAGAGGCATTTTCTCCGGGATAGATATGGGTAATATTCCTTTTAAGTTTGGATTAGtttgtataaataatttttaaattttaataaaatttcaaatgaaaatatttatatattttttaaataattgaaataagttaagccaaaaatttaaagtaaatgtattttaatatggtaaagaaaatatatatggtGACTTTggtattttattaaaaaaaattcaaagtatatcaaatatattttgtaccaatttaataaaaaataatgttttagATAATTTTGATTGTATAGAAAGTTTAGGGACCAAACAATACTCTTAGTTCTTTAAATTAGTCCATTAGTCAGTTGATCTCTTACAAAAATAGACGATTTAGTACAACGAATTGCAAATTGAGGGATAGAAATTAGaatagaataatattaaaaagaaaataggtaCTAGTATATGCCAAAATATAAGATGGTGTTTGttatttattctctttatttaattaaaaaatatatttaatttaaatgtatGTCTATTATATActgaacaaataaataattgatgcatttttattaattttaattaatcatctAATGTTAAagtattacatatatattacttttttattttattattatatatgcaCTTAATATGGTAATAATGACCTTTTCttctaataatatttagttttcACTTCTATTAAGTTTATATAGTTTTTGCTACATagttttaagttatttatttatttatttattttgtagttatttgatatatgtatgttattttaataaaaatatttaaatggatTGGTGGTAAAAACAACCAATGTCCATGGGATGAGCTTAccctttttatttgataagaaaaataactattaaatatcGACTTGAGTAGTTTATACTTTGATCTAGATAtataattggatttaagtaataaatattcaaatcatacattaaatgttaaaattaaatattttataaatggCGTAAATCTATTCcattataataaatagataCTCATAAAAGTTTATTCTAGTATCGTCCTAATCTGtatcatttcttatattattaataaaagaaaattttagataaattcaGTTTATCACCtcatctataaataaaattaattataatataataatataatattatttattagttgttacatctagattgattaattttaatcatagctagtaaatgataataaataaatcaactaatactaataaatattgtcacatattataatataattaattttatctacaAATAATGGAATAAATTAAACCTACTTAAAAAAATCTTCTactatacaataaaataattacagactttttttatatttatttcattatacaTTTTCATCTTTCATGTATGATTTCACCCATCTAATTTATAtagttcatatatattttattatttaatatatatatagaaagagttcataaataatttattgttgatatatatattgaaaattataaattataattatatataaatattataattattttgtattcaataattatatatcttatGGTATCTAAGAAATTTAtgttatgaaataaaaaaatatttttatatgaacccgtataaaataaactattatataatgttgtactatttataaaatagtatgttacattattttctcacatctattataaaagtaaaattattagtttttctctttgtaaattaatataaatatgattgcaattgaataaatttaaaattatcatttttttcaattaactttatatattaaaggCAAAAAATTGGCGCAACTGAGCGGAGCCTAACAAGATCTGTTTTGAAAATGAAGGGCCAGCCTCAAAACGGCgccaaagaagaagaaaacgaCCCCTCTGAGTCCTAGGAACCTGTTTAGCGGGAGTCTGTAAGCATCCATCTCGTACACTTGGGTTCTTGCAAAACTCACCGTCTCCTCTTCCAATAGTTGGTAAACATAATACCAATTCTTTAACTGCAGTTGCAATTTCAAGGTATCAGCTGTGTTAGGAGAGCTCAAGCGGCGTCGTTACTATAACAGGTCCAACTATGTGTATAGCTTTTGGCCTTTAGTTTCTCTGTATGCTTAATCTAACCTGTAATTGATAATCTCTTGCTTATGGATTTTGTCCTCAGGAACCCAAAACAACGTGAAGCAATTTCGGTTCTTTTCACCGTTTGCTGTTCGTTTCCTGTTGTTTCTGTCCATTGCCACAGAAATTAGTGATGTTAGGTCAAGGAAGTTTAGCATTTAACAACAGGAACATGTTAGTTTAAGGACTTCACTGCTCTACTTCGGATGGTTGAAAATAATCTTATTGATATAACATTACAAATGCTAATCATCTTTAAGCACCCATCACaaatgtaaattttcaaatttaccACCCTTTAACCCTTACCACATAAAACTATTATATACCACATCACAAAACTttgcaaagagagaagaagtacaaattaagattttttattttatcttttttggcACCAAGTCTTCATTGTACTAGTATATCTTGTAAGCACAACTGGTGTGCAAGGGCATATTTGCATACTTTTTGTGTTTCTATGTGGACTCAGGGTGGTATCTAATAGACAaacaacatatatatatatatatatatttcccCTGAAACCTAGGTACTCAAAATATTGTAATTTCTCCTAGTTGCCACTCGAGCATTAGCTTTTGCTTCTCCAATTGATTGCTGTTGCATTATTTGCTCTTACTTTCCTATTAAGGAAATTACATGTGGGCTTCCTCCATTAGAGGACAAAGACAAGTCACCCAATTTACATTcggaaatttaatattttgatagtGGCACACTAACGAAAGAAAAGACTGAGTTCTTCTTATGCTTTGACTGGTTATAAACAAAGCAAGGACAAGTGAAACTCACTGTTTGAAACTTCTTGAAGTAGCTTTATCTTATAATGATAGTTCACACTTGCACAGCTAGAAACGAGGgctgttttttaattttgatattatttgtGTTAGGTCGCATATGGGACTATTTGACTATCTCTGGTCCATTAACAATCTATCCAGGTGCCCTCTTTCAGAGTATCTAACTGGAGATATGCAGATGTACTTTGTAAAAGCAATATGTTTGAGTAACCTTGCAGGTTAGTGACTGATGTGTATACTGACTGCTGTCTCATGAGTATAGATTCTATCAAGGAGCCCTTTTTTCAGAGTGTCTAACGGGAGATATGCAGATGCAAATCATGAATGCAATATGTTTGAGTAGCCCTTTCAGGTTAGTGACTCTGATTTGACCATTAACTGCTTTTTCGTCAGTACTAGAATCTGTCTTATTGCAAATTTCAACAGAGAAAGCATGAAGATAGACTTCTCGTGTAGCTTCTATAATGGCTTCCATTGATATAAAGGATTCATCTTGCATCTGCTGTAAGAACTGGTGCATGCACTTCTCACTTAAATGCAGAATAAGCATTTACATCAGAGAAATTTGAACTTTTGTCGCATCAATAGGCCTTAACCTTTGTTCATGCTTGACACCTTAATTAGATATCAAAAGACTCATGTTACCTTCCCCTCCAAACCTGCTGTTTCTCCAAAAATAATGCTGATGCATTTTATCACAAGTATTAGTCAGTGAAGCCAATGGATTTAGAATTTTCTTTGGAGGTTATTGCTACTGTAATTCACCAATGATATCTTTGTGCAATTATAATCTGGAATTATGTCCCCTCCTCTGGTCTTCATCTGACCCTGGACATGGTACTGCTTAAGTGctcatctctctctctccctctccctTTCTCTTCTGTTTGTTTATCATTCAAATGTTGTCCTCTCTGCTGCAACATagtaaaaagttttattttttttaccagAATAATATATGGATCAtgcatattttaatattaatacatGCCAGCCAGTAAATGTCGACAGGAAATATTTGAAGATTTAATTAGTCCTGTTGATTTAAATTCTTTGCCTTCTTTTCCCTTCAAAATTAGGAATTATTTGGTTGATCACTTTAAGTTTATGGGGAAGTATTGCTTAAGTCAATAAAAGGAATGGATATGACTTGAGCAGGTCATGAATTTAGGCAGAATGgtgattttcttttcccttcttAAACTGATAATAATTCATGTAAATTGGATAGTGGAAAGAAGCAAGTCTGATTTGACACGTGTCTTTCTCACCTCTATATGCAGATTGTTTTAGGTGATTAAAGTGAGTGGATGGCATTCAAATTCTCTGGAATCACTTGTTTCAACTCTAGGTCCTTCTCAAATGGCAATACTTTTGTAGTATACCATTCTTACAATTGCTGAAATTTATGATATCACGTGTAATAAAAATGCTATAAACACTCTTTAGCAGATGAATgtgattttcaaatgaagtttGTAACACCACCCCTTTGTTTCATTGGCATGTGAGAGAGGATAATCAGACGTTCAATTTTGCACtgttgattattaatttatcctACAAAACACCACAAAATTCTACTATACAATATATACTtgaatttttagtttgtgaACACTATTTGTTAGCAGAAATTTCTTCTCTGTCAAAGCATATTCTGTGTCGGTTTATGTTTTCAGGATGTGTCCCTGTTCAATGAACATCAGTACTAATTAACCTTATGACATAGTTCTTTAGTGCATAAAACCTTAATATTGCAGTATTAAATGTAGCAATTGATGTCAAGGTCTTACTGTCTCATAATGCAATCATGAGTTTGTTACTGAATTGTGGATATAACTACTTAATGTTCCCCACTTCTTTGGTCTTGAAGGTTGTATAAGATAGATACGTTTTGAAGCCTATCACTGTATTCTACTTGCTTTTGTTGCCTCTCTTGTATAATTACTCTTTtatgatatgtatattttattccTCATcagctctttttttttatttaccatTATTTTCACAGAAgtgctttttcttcttctttgtccaATTCTCAGCTAGTTGATCCTACCTACGTTCCtacttttgattttgtttgtttgctTCTTGATTCCTAGTATCGTTTGGTTGATACTaagattttctcttttcctgGTGAAACTCATTTTATTGTTCAATGGGGTGAACGTCTTGAGGTAACGGTAGACAAAGGGTGATGAATGGGGTAGAGAAAGGCTACAACAGTATAGGGCAAGAATATGTTTCTTATTTGGATCAGTGACAACAAAATTGGAGGACAATACAGCTTTCTCTTCTCTCATTCTTGATATATGTAGATATGTGTATATAAGAAACTTGACAGGTTGTTTGTTACTTCTTATTCCCTTTCTACCCTCTTATTGGCATCCAACCTTTAAAAGAGAAGTACCTGTGTACTCTTTCCTAATTATTCtctcttcttcattttcttcacTCTAATTTAACATAGCCTGTATTATGCTTTAACGATAAAACAACCTCCTTCATTTGAAACAGAAAAGTGCAGAACAGATTTACTTTCATATGGTTGTCACAGGTATCTTGTACCAGGGTGTTCATACAATATgtccaaattgatttagacttttgtttcttttaggCCCATATCAAAATGTTTTCTTTATGATCTATTACTTTGTTTATTACTTTCTCGCATTCCAGTGCACATATTGTTTGCGCATCTATGTATATCtctattagtattattttagtattttcttttacttaattttgtttttccttacaCTTCCaaattcttctctttctcttttcatttCAGCATCACATGCCTCCTGATCTTAATTTTGGCTGATAAGGTAAgcataaatttaaagattgGAGAAGAAAATGCGCAAATGATCTTATGGCTAACTACTGAAGACATAAATAGACCAAAAGGAATGTATTTGCTTAAACTGTATGATTGATGATAGCAAGTGGCATTAAGCTAATTAAACATCTAGTATATCAAGAGATTTTATAGCTTTCCAGTCCCTTTAAATCACCAACTACCATGTATACAGTGAAAATAGTTCTTATGCATCATTAATTGTTTATATGGCTCTTCAGTTTATGTTTAGTATCATTCATTTTTGACTCATGTGCATCAATATAATTGTGAAGAACTGTGGTCATTTGGATAAATCCTTCGTCTATACGCCGacattaaataatgatttctGTCTTTGTGGAATGAACTGTTGCTTGGATTTTGACAACTCAAGCTTTTGATATACTAATGAAAGTAATTGTGTCATCATGTCAGTGGCCTACACAGAAATTGTTGTTGCACTTGCGTCATGTTCAAGTTTTTTGGTGCTTTTATTCAATGTGGTCGTCTTAGAGAGGGCTCTTATATGAATATAGGCTCCGTCATCAAATGTAAACATGACCAAATGTTGCAATCAACTTGGGCTTCCGAGTTTATTGCGTCAA is a genomic window containing:
- the LOC8263166 gene encoding DNA-directed RNA polymerases II, IV and V subunit 8B: MSNIVLFEDIFVVDKLDPDGKKFDKVSRIEAHSQNCDMFMHLDVNTEIYPMAVGDKFTMALAHTLNLDGTPDTGYYTQGARKTLADKYEYIMNGKLYKISEEGSGKAVKAEMLVSYGGLLMLLRGDPSHVSHFELDQRLFLLMRKL
- the LOC107262143 gene encoding uncharacterized protein LOC107262143 isoform X2 yields the protein MLGQGSLAFNNRNMSHMGLFDYLWSINNLSRFYQGALFSECLTGDMQMQIMNAICLSSPFSITCLLILILADKACVYFAKINFKCTFLMDSSKLKYLLELSDKISSLFIET
- the LOC107262143 gene encoding uncharacterized protein LOC107262143 isoform X1, whose amino-acid sequence is MLGQGSLAFNNRNMSHMGLFDYLWSINNLSRCPLSEYLTGDMQIFYQGALFSECLTGDMQMQIMNAICLSSPFSITCLLILILADKACVYFAKINFKCTFLMDSSKLKYLLELSDKISSLFIET
- the LOC107262143 gene encoding uncharacterized protein LOC107262143 isoform X3, whose amino-acid sequence is MGLFDYLWSINNLSRCPLSEYLTGDMQIFYQGALFSECLTGDMQMQIMNAICLSSPFSITCLLILILADKACVYFAKINFKCTFLMDSSKLKYLLELSDKISSLFIET
- the LOC107262143 gene encoding uncharacterized protein LOC107262143 isoform X4 yields the protein MGLFDYLWSINNLSRFYQGALFSECLTGDMQMQIMNAICLSSPFSITCLLILILADKACVYFAKINFKCTFLMDSSKLKYLLELSDKISSLFIET